The sequence CGCATCCAGTCTCTTGAACCAGGTGCGTTCCGTGGCCTGTCCCGTCTGCGCCACATTTACCTCCAAGGGAACCACTTGGGTGCTGTGCGAGACCGATCCTTCACAATGCTGCCCGCCCTAGAAGTTCTGCTCCTGGGCAACAACAACATCTCTCGGATCGAGGTCAATGCACTAGCGCCATTGCACAGTCTGTCTCTGTTGGGTTTGGAGGGGAATCATCTGGAACATCTAAACTTCAAGACGTTCCTGAGCTTGCACACAGCTGCTACACACCTGCAGTTGGCTGGGAACCCGTGGAACTGTGACTGTGACCTGCACCGTGTCTTCAGTAAGCTGCTCAGCGTGCGGCACCTCCACGTGGACGACTATCGCAACGTAACTTGTCGGGAGCCTTGGCAGCTCGTCGGAGCATCTTTGGCTTGGGTGGACAGCCAGCTGTGTGTGGCGGAGACGGTTACTGTGTTAGTCATCACCGCTACTGTGATTGTGACTGTTTTTGGTGCCTTGGTCATGGCGGAGAGAAAACGcaagaaacaaaaacactggGAACAGAATGAGGAGGAAGCGCAAGAATAAGGCGGTTTCACATGAGATTAGGACACTTTACTTCTTTTTTTGGATTATGAAAACACAGATGAATCACCTGATTTGACCCCTTTTCCCAACAAAGAGCAAATACACAGATTCAGTGAGATCCTGGACTGATTCCATGAGTTGATGTGGTGATGGAAATCGAAACTCTTTAAGATGCAGTTCACAAACTTTGAACAGAAGTATTTGATAACTTGGATCTGATCTAATCTAGGATGCATTCAGATTAGAATCTGTGCTAGATTACCAATTAGTTGTGTAGATGTGTTATAGGTTATAATACCGTGTTCAGCAGCATCTTACAGACATATCTTTGAAATCCTGCTAACTCTTGTCAAAATATcaaggttatttttattttattgtatatttaatttaattacattttaatagttttcccttctgcaatgtttttttttgtctttataacatttctatttctttttctcttttttaaatatatatatatatatatatatatatatatatatatatatatatatatatatatatatatatatacaataacaaATGCTTTTCCCTTCatttgtgatcttttttttttatattgtttcaaTAGAAAATGAATGCATGTCAATAATTGTGTTccttaatacaataaaatcaatgtATTCCCTACCCTTTCTGCCAACTAACCTCATGTGTCCTTATGTGCTGTTTGTCTGTTAAATTTGTTTCCTTCTGGTTGACTGTAAAGCCTCAAAGCTCAAATCTCTACAGCTGCTGTCAGAGGATTACACATCAATTAATGCGCACGATTCCTCAAACGCCCTGACTGAACTTTCAAATCATAATTTGATGAGATTTAGTGTCACTGCGCTTGAGGAAGTCCTCTTGGTTATTGCATTTGGTctatattaaaacacaaaatgtgtACAAAAATAACAGACTTGTGTCTGCAGTTGCTTTTCTGTTGCACAGGCTGGGCTTTAAACCTCTGGGGTTTAAGCAGATTTGTGTGGACAGAGAAAGTGTAAAAATCCAGGTCAGTGAGTGTTTGGCACCATATGGAGCTCTCACTGACAGCAGATTACCAAACTTGGGAACATCATGTCTCTATCTTCAGGGAAATACCAGACGACTGTGTTTGCTCCTTTCTGTATGACATATATGCACAAGGACATACTCTAATCGTTTAGCGAATAAAGTAATAGGTTGAACTAACAAATTggacaactgcaaaaaaaaaaaaaaaaaaaaaaaaactgtttatttttgaaCATCTGTCAGTATTTGCTGCATAAAACACAAATAGCCAATACAGAAAATCtgataattcattttaattatggtCCACCAGATAGCATTTACATCAATAAACATCAAACCAGATGTGTTGTAAGAGGTTTTAATGTTAAGGGATTGAACTAAGCACCCGTTCAAAACTATGATCTTACAGTATTTACATACTGTCTCAGGgaattaattacaatttagttttttagttttttttttttttttgctagtctGCTTTTGTTCTATTAACAGATCTGTTTGGTAAccctgagattttaaaataaacattttaatcattaagtgtcacatttgcatgttaatggtcacatgaaaTGCAggtaacaaataaaatacatttttagtgagtgatttattttgatgttatcttaaaattatttgtttcaattttgcatttttatgttttaattaattattagctttaatTCAACTCACAAACCCTTCATGAGCCCCAGTTTAGGAAACATTGACGTAATGTAATCTTTAATGCACTTCTTTatgttaataacaacaaatttaggcctaatatattttctttttcttcgtATTTTTATAGCAATATGGTACAAGATTTTCCCatttaaatcaatctgattaaccAATTCGGTCAAAATCTGTACAtagaatacttttaaataaaatatagattttattaaaaaataaacataattgacATAATTGAAGTACAATAAGATGTTAAACTGTAATAttagattaaatgttaaaatcgttatgtaacatattttatatatttatctttttttaaataaattcctcctaatatatttttttaaatagcttatataatataacaaataatgtgttattccaattgtatatattgtaagtatatattcaatataaaattatacatgcaaattatttatgaattattttttaaatatattcatataaatataaatattgtttttaaagttGCATGGGTCTTgtctcatttttttaaaaagcttataaaataacactttcaGCCTATTTTACAACtctatattaatataatactaatatCTTGATGCAGATGttcttttaataaaattgtataagctataaatgtatattaaatataaatgtattcatatagattatttattattaataaattagttGGTAATAAGTATAAACAtagtttaaaaaagtgtttttaagtcAAAAATGTTTAAGTGGCATATTTGTACATTGTAACCAGGTTtaaagctgaagtaggtaacttttgtaaaaatgtatttgtcaaacCTGTCaatatgtcctgacagtagaatatgagacagataatctgtgaaaaaaccaagctcctctggctcctcccagtgctcctattgccatttgcagaaattcatccactcccggtaagaaacaaccaatcagagctgcggtccgtaacttttttttgtgttcaagatttacaaaatgtatataataagcgagtacaccatgaatccattttccaaaccatgtttttagcctgtcctgaatcactagggtgcacctataataagtgtttatattactattttaaattgcTTCGGGGAtgccgcggcggagtaacccagtacctttgtgattcttcatagacataaacagagagaagtagctccggctacgatgttcttccgcaagacgcaagcagttctgtttattaaccgctagagcgtcaaaagttccctaccgcagcgtTTTATGTGAAGACTCTGCCAACTATTCACAAGCAGTCAAAGAAATGgtaaaacaatgtaaatatttatttcaattttttttattatattttacaatatatttattatatatttttttatttataaaaaaataatttctatagTGTATATAATTCTTTTCTACTTTAATTTATATCAAAATtgtattcaatatattttaaatatatatatttttatgtacagCCTGAAGCTGATTTTTGCTCAGTCTGCAGGTTGACACTTCTGTGTTTGATAGCCATGAGATGGTTCAGAGTCTGGCCTTTGGGCTCTCGCTCCTGCAGCGGACGGATATGAAGCTTTGGTGTGAAGAGATTGCTTCCTGAGACTGGGCCTGAATCCTCCCTCACCAGGACTACAGTATGATGGAGAAACACTCTCAGGCTTTAACAGAAGCACTTCAGCACAACTCAGCCAACGTGATGCCCTTCTTTAACTCAGAGGCCCTCTTACAACTGCAGCACACTCAGGATGAGAGCAGGTTTAGCAGCCACTTTAGCCAAGTGATAATGGGCTGATAATGGAGTCTCCTATTTCTCTCACTGAGTCTGTGTTGTCTGTCTGCGTATATCAGCAGTGGTTCCCCAGTTCTCGCAGAGTGATTCCTCTGGTCTGTCCGGTGGGCCATGATGCAGCGGGCCGCTCTTCTGTCCTGAGTCCGATCCAGGTCACagcagtctctgaaagtcatattcCTGAACAGCTCAGGTGGCATCTGCAACCCAAAGCACAAGGTAGGGGCAAGATGTGAATATGACTAACAGAAAGctttgtttacatttccaaacactcattttgccattcattgtaattgtaataatccacTGAGATTAATGAATTGTATTAAtgcagtaagatttttgtttgcactagGAGTCTGACGACAACCAGTGCTTCTTTCTAATACTAAACtatgtgaaataatatttgaaGCCTATTCACTTGTCATagtaagtgatatatatatatatatatatatatatatatatatatatatatatatatatatatatatatatatatatatatatatatatatataaactgtcatATCATGCATTGTAACCAGGTTtggtttttccaaaaaacaaacaaacgtgtTTTTAttccctaaaataaaaatatggttcATCACGAGAGCTCAGAAAATAGGTTCAAGGAATGATTGTTAACAGTTGCTTCAATAGCGTAAAGTGAACACAAGGTGGTAGTGTTGGAATTTGTTTAAATGGTTCCTTATGAAATTCATGCTTTATTTGTTCAAGTGATGGGTTTGGTGTTATTGCCTTCGCTGTCCTCACCTTCAGCCACAGGggtgagagaaaacacacacacacacacacacacacacacttactgagaCTAATAAAACTTGTCAAAGTCAAAGAACATGACTCAGATCATGAGTGAGGAACACCTGCGACCCGCTACAGCTGCTGAATGTAGTGCATTTGACAAAATTTGACTAATAAAAATTTAGAGGTTGTTAGTGATAACAGAATAGCCAATAAAAAGAGCAAACTTTTACCTATATGAGTCTTCATGTTTTATCCAAGTTTCAGGTTCAGGCACCTTATTTAAAAATGGAGATCCCATTCAAAGGTATGACATTTAGTGTTTCCTTTTTCGATGTTGCCAAACCTCACCTTTCCTTCCATCCAATTCAGTAGAACAAATATCAGCATACATGATTAAATTTACACATGGGTGAATAAATTctgatttaatcattattttaccaAAGTATATCACATGAGGATCACTCTTCACACATTCACTAGCCTAGATGACATTGACATTGACTGTCTCTTGGCACTGAGTAACACGTTAATTACTTAAGTTTTACTTAAGTATTCTGGAATATGAGCTTAATGAATCTGCACATGCGTTCTGTTGAAGGTATTGTGCAGCTGCTATGATTTATGACACTCTGTACCTGGACAAATCTGTGGTCAGCAGCAGTAAACAAGGCCAAGGAACCGGTCAGATCTTGTGGGAGTGTATTCATCAGGACTTGCCGCGCTACAAACCGCATCAATCCCTGGTGTGTCTTGTCCTCCATGTTGCCCTGTTGTGATTCCCAGTCTTTGCCCATTTATCATGAATGTGCTCTCAAATCCTCAGGGACTTCTAGCACTGTGATCGCAGTTTTGTAAATGTGTATTAGATTCCAGTGTTTCTTGTCATAGCTATGcaaatattagatttaaaaaactgtatgtatgtttttaaatctgtatttaacctcaaaATGATCTTTAAGTAAAATCTTTGAATTTGTGGAGGCTGTGCTGTAAAATTGAATTCTCATAATCTTAATTCAAATGAtgaagactttaaaaaaaaagtcttgacagTAATCAGCCTTGAGTGCTACTGtaaagttagggttaggtttgaaAATGTTGAACCTATTGAAAGCATTCATTTGAATAGAAACGTATACATATCGAGCTTCACAGTGTCTTGGAGTACTAACAATTCTAATGTTGTCCCTAgcccataaaacataaaaaaagcttTAAGTCAACTTCCCCAGGTCTTCATCTACATTTACTTTTTGGGAAAAAAACAGCTTGAGCATTTAActaaacatcttaatttgtgttctactcAAGAAAGTGATTCACATGAGTTCGGAGTAACAGAAGTTTATTTAGCCCATTTCAGACACTTACGGTTTCTTAAATTCAGTATGTCATATAGCATATAGAGACAAAGAGGTGTTTTTACAGCAGGACATTATTTAAAGCaaagaaataaatcaatatagTCATATAGGTAGTCCCTTTTGATAGGTGAGACACAACCCCACCCAAAGGCAGTCTttgattgttatatttatttatttagctatataAATAACGTGAGAGATCATTTTCCTCTATAGTAGTCTTTGATGCAGGTGCTGCGTTTGGTGATGTATGATAGCCTAACAGGTATGTATTCATAATACGCTGTTGCTTTACTTGTACCTGTTTCTTCATATGATTTGTCACTGTACAGATTTAAATGATTGTGCACTTTTAAATAGTTTCAAATAAATTTGGAGGTCGACAGTACAGATGAAAACTGTTTAAATTTGATTACTTTAAGACTCAAATAAAGACTAGGGTGTGCGAAGcctaaatataatgtttttactaAAACCgatgtattgtattttaattaaataatgtaaatctGCTTGTTAAATTGTGGCATGATGAATACTGTGTCCAAGCCTCCACTCTTTAACATTTAGGAGCATCAATCATATATTTCACACACATTTAGACATGGCCGTGACTTGCGACTGAAAGAAAttactgaatattttttaaataaattgtatttttaattaaaaagtgcaaaggcaaaataaactaaatttcaTTTAGTAAATGGATAAACGGATATTCAGCTTTCATAAAGTCCACCAACTGCAGATAAATCTAGacccaaagaaaaaaaaggatgctGTGCTTGGTTTCAATCTGGACCTGGAAGCTTGTTGCGCAGGTTTGAACcagttgtactggccaaagtccTTTTAAAGCCAAGTCATTGATTTGAAATGAGTTGACCTAAAATCACCCGAATCACAATTGATCAGTCAAACAAGATTAGTTTTAGAATATGGGTGCATAAattgatttttacttttttctctgAATGATGTTGTTTTATTTCCTGATGAGAGCAACATCTGTTCCCGACTCTTCAAGTGCTCATtctacagtgttttttttctagaattacaatttcaattggAGTTAATTGTTCCAAGTAGCCTATATTTTGTTGAATTAACAATTAAATCACCCAATGTGTAATTATTAACTGCTTTAAAAATACATGATGTTAACGAAATTGTTGAAACATTTGCAATTTGCTCTGTACGAATGACAACGTTAAAGCACAGCGTAATTAGCCTCGAGAACGattgagtcagtcttttgttcgttatctggctcggctcggtgttcatcttgcagcagttcagtcagtgtactgtttgagtacatgcattactccgggatattggtttgtttgaactcagagggagtgtcagccacattaaaaaagttaacagcttaattcatttgtggattaatgcgtattagagatgcgaaccgtttaaaacgattcaattcgatttggtgaactggttcaagaagatccggttacattgaatgattcgttcgcgaaccagatatcataCACTGCaatgaacgcactcacaacagacacggaagagaagacaatgctgaataaagtagtagtttttgctattaACTGACCCTacaatgtcacatggactgctttgatgatgtttttcttacctttctggacatggacagtataccgtacacacagcttcaatggagggactgagagctcataattttgatttttgggtgaactaaccctttaagggtgGTTGGGACAAAAGGAACAGTATATctatacagaattttttttctcacctaatgagcaaaaataaaaacttttttgttgttgtgtccTAGCTGTAAGAAAATGGGGTGCCCTCATTGGAGTGACATCATGCAGGTGGGCGGGGAAATTAAATGCATGAACCATCTATGGCATGAACCGAGGAAAATTACATAAGCTTTTGCTAGTTTTCATAATAAGGTCCTAAAACTTTCATAGCTACTATCTTATACAAACTTTTGATGGAaacataaatgtgaccctggagcacaaaaccagtctttagtCGCCGGGGTAGGGTATATTTGtcacaataacaaaaaatacattgtatgggtcaacatttttcttttatgccacaaaatcattaagatattaagtaaagatcatgttccatgaagattttttgtacattttctactataaatatgttaaaacttaattttttaattagtaatatgcaatgcTAAGATCTTAATCTGGACatctttaaaggcaattttttcAATATTACGATTTTttcgcaccctcagattccagattttcaaatagttgtatctcagccaaatattgtcctaccatacatcaatggaaagatatttattcagctttcagatgatgtatacatctgacccttatggttttgtggtccagggtcacaaatatgatGCACTActaacaaaatcattaaaaagaaaaacaaaacaaaaaaaagacaaaaatataattaatatcatgtTCTGTTTTCCGAATTAGGTAGTTTTTATTTTGTCCCATCTTCCCAAACACACTTTAGAAGATGATTTACCTTGTAATAGAGAACCACTGTATATGATCTGTataccctaaatcagtggtttgcCACCTTATTTATGCAAGCCCTAATCAACCACAAAAATATTCACAAGCTCGATTTTTGCTAAAATAAAGATTATCAAATAGAAGCGTAttcatgtaaatgaaaaaaaacaacaacaacaaatcacaatctcaacaaattagaatacttcataagaccaataaaaaagttttttaccgaattgttggccttctggaaaggatgttaatttactgtacatgtactcagtatttggtaggggctcctttagctttaattactgcctcagttcagcgtggcatggaggtgatctgtttgtgccactgctgaggtggtctggaagcccaggtttctttgacagtggccttcagctcatctgcatttttttgtctcttgtttctcatcttcttcttgacaatagctcatagGTTCTCTATGAGGTTTagatctggtgagtttgctggccagtcaagcacaccatttttggcagtgtgggcaggtgccaaatcctgcttaaaaatcaaatcagcatcttcaaaaagctggtcagcagaaaaaagcatgaagtgctccaaaatgtcttggtaaacatttttttcttgtgtcaaataacacaatggaccaacactagtagatgacactgcaccccggatcatcacagactgtggaaacttaacactggacttcatgcaacttgggctatgagcttctccatccttcctccagactctaggaccttggtttccaaatgaaatacaaaacttgctctcatctaaaaggaggactttggaacaatggcaacagtccagttcttcttctccttagcccaggtaagacacctttGATGTTGTCTGTGGTGCAGGAGAAggttaacaagaggaatacgacaactgtagccaaattccttgacacttctgtgtgcgGTGGCTCTTGattccttgaccccagcctcagtgcgACCCCAGCCTCAATTTTGCTTGACAGGCTGCTGTTTGTTCCACacattttccttccactcaactttctgttaacatgcttggatacagcactctgtgaacagccagattCTTTGGCAaagaatgtttgtggcttaccctccttgtgaagggtgtcaatgattgtcttctggacaacagtcagatcagcagtcttctccatgattgtgtagcctagtgaaccaaactgagagagaattttgaaggttcaggaaacctttgcaagtgttttgagttgattagctgatttgcatgtcaccatattcaatAAAAGAAccagacttaaactacttcagtctgtgtgcattgaatttatttaatgcacaagtttcacaatttgagttgaattactgaaattaatgaacctttccatgacattctaatttactgagatgcacttGTATATGCTGAGGGTCGCCGTGATTTTGAttatcctggatcaacattatagTCCAAAAATatatccctacccctaaacccaaCCCAGAttaacaaggatgttgatccaggaacatgttgtaggCTACTTGGTGTAATCACACTCACCATATGCTGAGGTGTGTCGTCTTCCTCCGATCTGATATGAACGGAACTTTTAAAAACAAGGGAAAAATTCAGGGGAAATCCCGACTTTAAACAAACATCCTTTTTGTTTGCGAAACTTAGGATATACAAACAGTGACTCgttaagaaatgttttcttaataaAAGTGTACGGTAGCTTCTCCCTTAATGACGTTAAGAGCAATTCAATTGTCTATCATAGATCAGTGGATCAGATGGACTAACATGGACCCGGAAACGGAGACGCCAGTCAGTATTGACAGGAAATGTCAGGTGTAGCCTATGCCAGGTGTCTGTAAACCTAGGAAAGAATGTACTGATAGAGCAGCAGATTTTGGCCTATGGCTTGAATGAGTTTCTTCTTGATGTCAGAAGCTTGGGTAGACTCTGAACCTTGCAAAACAGCTCATACTGAACAACCATGCTAAGGGATAACGTTGAAAAACACCTGGAGCCACGTAGTGTGTGGGAGTAGGGTGCAGACAATGCTACAGTATTCTTTTTATTTTGGTTAGTCTATATATTTAGTAGGCCTAAGAtcagtagtttttgttttttcacttgtTAGGATTGTTTTTGTTGGTTATGTTTATCGTTCAATATCAATATtcaaatcctggccaggacgtgtcctgtATTATTCGATTAATTTGAGTTTTAAGCATCAGAAGATAAAAAAGTCATCACAAGGATCCCCACTTTGGTGCATCAATTTAGGGAGTGTCTCAAAAGTGCAAAATCCACAATAAACTTTTGTTTGTGAACATAAACCTGCTTTGTGTAACAATGTCAGGTCACATGACTGACATTaatgatattatttatataaataccaATTCTTCTTTCTGTTTAGAGAACCCTGAAACTTCTTTGCTCTCACATAATGTTGTTTTGATATTCTTAATTTGATCAAATGTTAagtgaatgttacttttgaatttaCATATCATTTAATTTTTGGTTTTTATCATTGTGAAAAGGAAAGTGATATTTAGTCATAAACCTTATTTTCCCTATTTATAATTTCATCTGTACTAAAAGACTGAAGGAGCCtggattgttattgttgttgtcttAATACAAACTGAATTTTGGAAATAggattttagtgtatttttggtGAACCTTTCAAATATTCAAATCTATATAACTTATAATCATGTGATTTCATGTTGCCACACCCAGTGTATTATGTATACAGGAACAACAGTATTATGTATGCAGGAACAATGATTCTAATCAGTCTTGAGCCTGGCTCTCTCATGAGCCAACAGGCCTTAAATGTCCTAAAGTCGTGCATAGTCCACTGTA comes from Carassius auratus strain Wakin chromosome 3, ASM336829v1, whole genome shotgun sequence and encodes:
- the LOC113041506 gene encoding slit homolog 2 protein, yielding MLPSIALFLLFLSPSMSSRLCSLLCRCYEHSDLVDCHARGFEDVPHGLPHGTWLLDLGGNKLKEIRSRAFAGLWSLRILVLSDSSIQALQTQAFFSLSFLEKLDMSRNNLTQIPPNFSESLSSLRELRLDHNALQLLKTSGFEHLENLEKLDLSHNRIQSLEPGAFRGLSRLRHIYLQGNHLGAVRDRSFTMLPALEVLLLGNNNISRIEVNALAPLHSLSLLGLEGNHLEHLNFKTFLSLHTAATHLQLAGNPWNCDCDLHRVFSKLLSVRHLHVDDYRNVTCREPWQLVGASLAWVDSQLCVAETVTVLVITATVIVTVFGALVMAERKRKKQKHWEQNEEEAQE